The Juglans regia cultivar Chandler chromosome 16, Walnut 2.0, whole genome shotgun sequence nucleotide sequence AgatgctttttgtttttgtccttGTGTGAAATTTTTGGTTGTCGAGGATCCGAGCAAAGTAGAGAACTTCACATACTTGTTTGAAtgtattgaatatatttttgatcGGTTGAGTTGGCACTTTTATGATTGATTCATAGGTCTATGGGAAGTCTTTACCCTGGGAACATAGGCTCCGTTTTGTGTGTGACTTGTGAGAGAATTTACGACCAATAACGAGtattatattaaagaaaaaacaatttaatgaatttttgagttttgacacTGTAACAAAACGGATTCTACTTATTTTTGTGCATGTATATAAAGTATTTATGTTAACTCGAATTGGGTTTGCTTTCCCATTATTTTCCTTTGCTTTCATGGCTAACAAAGGGACGTTTTGAACTTGCCTGGTTGCATTAGGACACCTTAATCTGTCTCTTTCTCAGTTTGTTGTTGTGATTGTAGAATTTGCTACTGAACAAGGTGGATTATCGGTGGATGTAATAAAGAATGCATTTCACGCCACTGAGGAGGAATTTTTGCATTTGGTAAAGCGAACATTGCCAGCACGGCCACAAATTGCTTCAGTAGGGTCATGCTGTCTTGTTGGTGCAATTTCAAACGATGAATTGTATGTTGCAAATCTCGGGGACTCGAGAGCAGTTCTTGGCCGGATAGCTACGGAGAGTGCCAAGAATTCGGTTGTGGCAGAACGGTTGTCGAATGATCATAATGTCGCAGTCGAGGAGGTGAGGAAGGAGCTGGAAGCACTTCATCCAGATGATTCACATATCGTTGTGTATTGCCGTGGAGTATGGAGGGTTAAGGGAATAATTCAGGTACGGTGGGAGTACTTGTGATACAGTTGTTCTGTTTCCTGATAGTATCAAGTAGTTTACTTGTATTTGAGTTCTTATTAGTAgtagtcttttttatttaagCAATTGTGTTGCAGCATAGAATAAAACTTGAATTTTGCTGAGGCCAGATAAAATGATACTGTTTTCAGTactttctttgaattttcttcATACAtgcagacagagagagagagagagagagagagttcccGTTTAGATGTTGGCAAAGGCAGACTACGGTGTAACACTCTAGTTTTGCTTCAATTTCTGTTATATGTTGAAGTGGTTAGAAGCTGATGCGGTGGGTAATCGTTGGCCGCACGTCTGTAGTCTTAGCCAAAAGCATTATATGCATGAACAATTGCCCCAACCCTGTTCTTGCATAACTATTTTTGTCAGTTATATCCATATCATGCTATATCTGTTGCATTTGTCTCTGCCGATTCCAGCATCTCATGCAGTGAAGTTAAGTACTCTGTCTTCTATGCATGAGATGTACATGAAGACCTCATGGAGCATGGTACTAAGATCTAAGGGAGTTTAACTTGGTTTCTTCCTGTTCAACTTTGTCGGTCATGTGGAACTTAATATTTCGTGAAGTGTGTATTCTTGCTGGCTGGCTGTTTTTACCTTCAAATATTAGATGATAATTTGATGAAGGAAGCTGTTAAgctgttataatttattttttattctatttttttttttcctttcaggTGTCAAGATCTATCGGTGATGCTTATCTGAAAAGACCTGAGTTTAACAGAGACCCAATTTTCCAGCAATTTGGAAACCCCGTTCCTTTGAAGCGACCAGTAATGACAGCAGAGCCCTCAATCCTTTTTAGAAAGCTCAAGTCACAGGATTTATTCCTGATATTTGCATCAGATGGCCTCTGGGAACAGTTAAGTGATGAAGCAGCAGTAGATATTGTCTTCAAAAACCCAAGAGCTGTGAGTTCCCATATCTCTCTCTGTCTGGCTCTGTCTCcgtctctatctctatctctgtctctgtctctgtctctgtctctgtctcccCCACTTTTTTTTCAACAGTTATTCTTTTCCCCAACTGTAATCGACAGCTACTATTGGGGTTTGACTACGTGTGATTCAGACACGGTCCATTCATTAGATTTATTATATGCAGGGCATCGCTAAGAGATTGATCAGAGCTGCCGTTCAGGAGGCtgcaaagaaaaaagagatgagaTATGGTGActtgaagaaaattgaaaagggAATAAGGCGTCATTTTCATGATGATATTACTGTTATCGTAATTTATCTTGACCACCAAAAAGGTTCTTCAAACGATAGGTTTAAGCACAATACGGTTTGCTCCATCAATGCACCTGTTGACATCTTCTCCCTGAATGCAAAAGAGGCAGGAGATGATCTGCTTCCCCAAGATTTCTAGAGAAACAAAACCCTTTGCAGGTTGACTGACaaatgatttttctgataaatatttttatcacataATAGTAGTAGAATAcgcgttctctctctctctctctctctctctctctctcgggagGAGGAGAGGATTAAATAGAGAAAGGTACAGATAATAGAGTTTGATGAATGATGGGATCAAGCTGCCATAACTGAATTTCTTGAGCTGCACATTCTCGACTTCGTTATTGATCTTCACTGTTTGAGTTGATGATAGTAAATCCAAGAAAAAGGAGACgccaatttttgtaatttttctttttttaaacagatTTTAAGTCAAATACAAACTTCTCCACCGTTGAGTAAGCATTAAGCAATTTAAGGTGGGCTAACCTCATCCCTAAATTCACTTCgcataattttctttaatttttctttccatcaGACGTTTTTTTCTCCAAGACTGGCGAGATTTCCGTTCTGTTACTGATAAATCTTGGACCAGTGCTGGTAAAGGACCTAATTTACTACTTCAAGTTCATTTCATTGTTCTGTTAAAAActcacgagagagagagagagtcacccTGTATCGTACATATTGCTCAATGTTTCAGTTCCAAATTCCAGGAGTAAGAAGCAAATGTGTTTGGGCGTTGGGGGAAGTCTCAACTCCAGCAGGGCCAGAATAGATTCAGTAGGCGCAACAAGTTTTACATAAGGCGCACACAAGCATATAACACGGGAACATTTACCAAAATccaattcatttatatataattccaCCAAAGATTAAGATGTGGAACAAAACGAAAACTTGCCTCACAGTTCACATTGCAGTAGAAGCCTAAGTATCTAGAACCTGGAACTAAAAGCTCCTGAAATACTCACAAGACTGAAAACGCTACCGAAGTTGCAAAGAGTGGCGTATCATCAACCTAAACACAGCCATCAAGCGCAAAAGATTAGCTTCATATCATAACACTTTCACTTAAGACCATCTTTGTTCCTCTTGAATGCTTGGTTTCACTTGAGAAAGTGAGGACTAATCAACCCTGCAATCTCGAGAAACCCAATCCGCTCTTTCCCTCCAAATATCTTCTTCAGCTTCTCATCGCAAATTATGATCCTCTTGTTTTCAGGGTCCTAAAAGAATAAAGATAAATGACCAAGTCACCAACGAATTACAGCGACGTAACATAGACATAGCACAGATGACATTTCATGTTAGCAATCTACATTGATgcaaaaaacagagaaattttAAACACGGTATTAGTGAACCCATCACCAGAGAGGAATCTGTTTGGAACATTAACAACAGTACGTcttcaactaatttaaatttccTCTTTTTTGCCGAAGTCATTACTGACAGCTCAGATGTGAAGAACAAGCTTTCAAAGCCatgacaattattttttatgtataagcAAATGTACATCCTTGTAGACTGCTGGCAAGAATTACAAAACATTTTAAACCAGCCTCAAACAGCCTATCAGGGAGAGGGCTCAGACCTTTGCCAATTGCCACACAACTAGAGAAGTACTCGCTGTAAGTGAGATGCTCAAAAATGCACATCTGATACCAAAACCAGCCTCAAACAAGCTGATACACCCATATAAAAGATTGGGAGAACCAAACTAAAATAGTAGCAACAGAGATTCACTTACATCCATATCTTTTATGTTCTATTACACGCCCTTACCCAAACCAAACACacaaaatgatttcaaaactaAAGTCTTagtttaaaagatgaaaaaacagCACCAGATTAACAACTTACCTCACCTTCCATCTCCAACATAACTTATACAACCATAAATATCCCCAACAAAAACCCAAGTCAGAGCAGCATCAAAGCCTAATTTAACTTACGCCAAGAGAAGTAATCCAAGAATGGAGACCCAACTAAAACCCGAAAGaacaaagaggaaaaaataaaaagaaaaccaaaacccaCATCAAACACACATAACGCTTCAGAGGCATAACCACAAACATAACACACATGTTTCACACTCACGCCAGCAAAGCCTTATCCAAATGCATAGACCCATCTGAAACCCCAAAAGAGGAAATCTAGATATATACAGATCAGATTACTTCAGCACCACCAACCACTATCCAGAGTTCTTCTCGCGGCAGAACCTTATCCAAAGATAAAATGCCATGTAAAACCGCATTAAGTCCAAACATTTCAAATGCAAAAAGCTTTTTAAGAAAATAGCAAACAAGATGAGGCACAACAAGAACAACTTAAGTTACTTAACACACATTTCATTCGCACCAGCAAAGCCTTATCCAAATATAAACCCCATCTAAAACCGCAATAAACGAAAGCCATTTCAAACCCGCAAGAAGGGGTCCAAAAGTAACAACTACTTCAAATGAAGGAGaaattaaaagggaaaaaaaagaaacttttcGATTAAACCTGAAGATTGTGTTCCTTAATATGGGCCCAAATCTGCTTGAGAGCCTGGGTGCGAGAAATCTCGGGGACCCCAACGAGGTCTTGCATCTCGGGCGAGACACGTCGTGGCTTCATGATGCCTCTGGGTGCACGCTTTCCGGGCGCTTCGTTGGAAACGGTGGCGTAGGTCACCGTGCGCACCGTGCGCAGGTTAGCAGGAACCTGGTGAGGATGGAGGATTGGAGAGGAGGATGACCACGAGGGTTTGACCGTCAGAGAAGCCGTTTTGCTGGAGAGGGATGTAGAGAAGAGCCCAAGGCCAAGAGAGGTCGCCATGCCGTTTGCTCCGTGAAGAGATAGACCGGAAGTCTGGAAGTgagcgagcgagcgagagagagacaaaCGTGACGAGACAATTCTGAGCCCGCCAGACGATTTCTCACTTCTTAGCTTTTCCTGATCAACATAATTACGAATATAACCAATCTTTTGGGTCAGATTCTCCTTTTCTTTGGGCTGTAAATACTAGTGGGCCCAATCATTTAGCAATTGCAATTTATGCTTGGGGTCATGCATCTTCCATTGTGGGCCGATGTTTGTTTATTGTGAGGCCCGGCTCAGGTTAAATGGACCGTAATTCTTCCAAATGTTCTGGGCCAAGATTTCATTCCCTTTCACTTTTCTAGCCTGgtgtaataaattttaaataatgaactaGGGTTATAAAGTGGGCTTTCTTCTACAGCTTCAACAAAATAGCATAAAGCAACAAAAATAGTGGCGGCCCATATTAGAGAGATCAATCCAATCTTCAAGGAAAAGCGAGTGGAAGGAACTGTATCAATATGTATTCTTCCTTGCTCTATAATGAAGGCTGGCCATGTTTCCTTGGTAGTTGTTATATCATTAATTAACGAATCCGTGCAACTACAAGTTTCGGCTTTTTAGATAACTTTTCGGTCACTCCCAATTAGATTGGATGAACTCAAAAAGAGTAGTGGGTTTAATATCAGGAATTCCTATATATTCATCCCActataatgagatgaattactcgccaatatttaaattttcatttttttttaaataaaaatgatttaagtgATAGATAGAAAGTGTGATATTTACTTAGTGCCTCAAATGGGAGAGCGAAAtgaatatgagaaatgatagttacagttcTAAGTGTGTAAGCGCcgcataatcatttttaaaaaaataaataaatatgaaacttacgtttaaaaaaaaattaattttttaataataaattcaattcattttcaaagtaattatatGGTGCTTGCgcacttcacgactgtatgtaacattactcaatgaatatatgaaatagatttcacaatatttattattatttataaaataaatctaacatatcatacgaaatcaaattaatttgtaaatttaattttatcttatccaTTTGTGATTATAATAGTcgtcttattatatataagactagcgtttatctctattatatttaAAGGTCTTAAATGCAAACTGTTTGGTTTTCATCTATCTCAAATTAACGAGTGGAACATACCAGAAGAAATGTGTTACAGATATAATGATAAGTCATCATATTATAGTAGTTGGCCTCGTGATTGAGACTGACCCGTAAAGGATCTGCTTTAACACGgctgataaaattttgtaaatgtgCGTTGTGAGTTGAAAATtcgaaatgagataaaagtcaGCTCAATTGGTGGGGGAGAGGTCATTGTGAGCATTAGAAATAAATGGGCCAACAGGAAGAGGCTAACCAGTAAACATCGACAGGACCGTTAACCCTAAATGGGTCCCTATTGCTTCTTCTCTACGTTGATTTGGGCTCCGGGACCCACCTTTATTTTAGCTGTCCTCAATAACATTATGGTACGACACACAGCTTTACTTCaaattttctcatatatataatatatatatatatatatatatatatatttgagttcACTCTTGGGAGCTACATGCACTGTGGAGATCATCATCacaattttgtttaaaaaatttaatataaaattatatactcAAAAatgttaattctttttaataaaattaattttggtctttaaaaattaattatataatctattGTAAAAATAGAGATGAATTTTCATTTCagtttaccttttttttttttttttataagataaccTTAATGCGCCAGCGTGCGTGACAGCTCATAAGGCCCacacctttttgtttttgttttttatttttttatttttggccgTGCTGCATCATCCCAACTAATTTCGACGGCTCTGTGTTATTCCGACGCTTGGTGTACAGATCACAGCTGCTATTATAAGTTGCATACCATGCAAAGGCAGGTCCCACTAAGCGTTTCACCTTGATCACTCATCACTGTTTTCAAATGAGgattatagtattataaaataagaaaaattataatttcataattattttaaaaaaataaaaaaatatgaaatttatataaaaaaaattaaatttttaatattagatctcattttttttaaaacgattacatgACATTTGtacactctataattatatgtagcattactcataaaacaATAGCCTCGGAAATaccaaaagttatttttataaataggtATTATCTTAAAAATTGTCTTTAAACTTCTGTTAAGCACTGGgacttaattttttcatttgatgttaagatgatcttaaatgatttataaatattaatattttataaatctcattgggttatgtttgaatataaataagttgaaatatgtatataaatatataaaatatgttgagataaatttaacttttttatgaaaaattaaaaaagtaattaatttgagatggattgagatcaCTCAACTAATCAAACACAGCCTAAAGATAAAGCCTGCGGAATTAAAACAACTTCCCctcaaaataaaacaagaagcTGTACAATTTGCACTCAGATGTGAAAACTTTGTTGTAGTAACATATCATCAAGCCTGGTATTAACTAAGGgcatataacaataaaaaatacataatcacTATGGAAGCATGCACATCCATTTGGGTAGTTGAATATTCTCCCAGCacttcaatattatttattattttattattattttatatattttttattattatttaatattttattattattattcacaaaatatttgaaatcgGCTCACTATTCAAATACAACCGATTTTTAACCTATTCCAAAAAGCCCATAATTGGGAGCCCAATCAAGATTGTTGAGAACAATAAATCTCAACATCTTCTCCAATAAAAGATGGGTTGCCCACCAGCCCTATGATTGTCATAACAATCAAAACGGACCGACCAGCTTCTTCGGTGACAACCTTAATCCGAAGTGTTGCAAAGTTCCTAATGCTCCTCAACTCACACTTAATGCCAAGCTCACCAAAACAAGGAGACATTTAGTATACCTCAGCCACAAAACGTAACCACAATTTATGTACATTAAATCCGAAATGGCTACTTCCATCGAGCAACCTATCCATGGGTAACTAACTATAGagcattcaaatttcaatatgtgaaatgaaaagcttgattatatatgttttattttcaaaaaataaaaataaaagaaaaaacacaatcCGAGACAAAGGCAGCATGGTGCTGTAAATAATGAGCTGAACCTAGTATGATTTGATTTCAACCTTCCAACAACACATGAAGGGTCCCACGGCATCACCTgtcatgttttttctttttttcctcttatttctCCTCTTTTTGGGTTAAATAACCTGTCTTCTTTTTCACCCGTACCTGACAAGGTTAAAAAGTCCGATAAAATATGGATACCATAAAAAAGACGATGCAACGTGGCACTCCGAAACGCAATCTCCCACCAGATGGGGGCCACCATCGGATATGTTTGGTAGGGACGATCAGCCTACGTGGACGAACGAATCCGGACCTTCCCTTCTTACGTGTAGGGATCCGAGTGGCC carries:
- the LOC109014197 gene encoding probable protein phosphatase 2C 63 translates to MMFRSCCRPLERCFFGWRGCGSGGGGGDGLLWHKDLKPHAYGDYSIAVIQANSSLEDHSQVFSSPSATYVGVYDGHGGPEASIFVNKRLFPYLHKFATEQGGLSVDVIKNAFHATEEEFLHLVKRTLPARPQIASVGSCCLVGAISNDELYVANLGDSRAVLGRIATESAKNSVVAERLSNDHNVAVEEVRKELEALHPDDSHIVVYCRGVWRVKGIIQVSRSIGDAYLKRPEFNRDPIFQQFGNPVPLKRPVMTAEPSILFRKLKSQDLFLIFASDGLWEQLSDEAAVDIVFKNPRAGIAKRLIRAAVQEAAKKKEMRYGDLKKIEKGIRRHFHDDITVIVIYLDHQKGSSNDRFKHNTVCSINAPVDIFSLNAKEAGDDLLPQDF
- the LOC109014199 gene encoding zinc finger CCCH domain-containing protein 44-like, which produces MATSLGLGLFSTSLSSKTASLTVKPSWSSSSPILHPHQVPANLRTVRTVTYATVSNEAPGKRAPRGIMKPRRVSPEMQDLVGVPEISRTQALKQIWAHIKEHNLQDPENKRIIICDEKLKKIFGGKERIGFLEIAGLISPHFLK